One Carassius gibelio isolate Cgi1373 ecotype wild population from Czech Republic chromosome A20, carGib1.2-hapl.c, whole genome shotgun sequence DNA segment encodes these proteins:
- the LOC127938222 gene encoding DNA-binding protein inhibitor ID-2, with translation MKAVSPVRSIRKPALYFSEHNLGNSRGKSSSDDPLSLLFNMNDCYSRLKELVPSLPQNKSVSKMEILQHVIDYILDLQIALDQPQSADPRTEPSKKTVRSLGAIISFQPSNPQGEIISDDLITL, from the exons ATGAAGGCAGTCAGTCCGGTGAGGTCCATAAGGAAACCCGCCTTGTATTTTTCGGAGCATAATCTCGGCAACTCACGGGGCAAGAGCTCCTCGGACGACCCGCTCAGTCTCCTGTTCAACATGAATGACTGCTACAGCAGGTTGAAGGAGCTCGTGCCGAGCTTACCGCAGAACAAGAGCGTGAGTAAGATGGAGATCTTGCAGCATGTCATAGACTACATTCTGGACCTTCAGATCGCACTCGACCAGCCGCAATCAGCAGATCCTCGGACAGAGCCCTCCAAAAAGACCGTCAGATCACTCGGAGCTATCATCTCCTTTCAG CCCAGTAACCCTCAAGGAGAGATCATCTCAGATGACCTTATAACATTATAA